A stretch of Corynebacterium timonense DNA encodes these proteins:
- a CDS encoding ABC transporter ATP-binding protein — MTALRADNLTLAWDSTVISRGLDVDIPAAQFTAIIGPNGCGKSTLLKAFARILTPSAGAVFLGGDDLRDFTGKHAATRLAFLPQSTVTPPDITVAELVKRGRYPHQSLLRPWSSEDRRAVEDAMNAASVAELADARVSELSGGQRQRAWLAMVLAQNTPALLLDEPTTYLDIAHQYALLELAKALVTQLGRTVVAVLHDLQQAVRYADHLIVMKGGAVVAAGAPGEIVTAELIRDVFGIPVAVHNLGGEVVIVPAGLPAPDVSGLKG; from the coding sequence ATGACCGCTTTGCGCGCCGACAACCTCACCCTGGCCTGGGACTCCACCGTCATCTCCCGGGGGCTCGACGTGGACATCCCCGCCGCACAGTTCACCGCGATCATCGGGCCGAACGGCTGCGGCAAGTCCACGCTGCTCAAGGCCTTCGCCCGGATCCTCACCCCCTCCGCCGGGGCGGTGTTCCTCGGCGGGGACGACCTGCGGGACTTCACGGGCAAGCACGCCGCCACCCGGCTGGCTTTTCTGCCCCAGAGCACCGTCACGCCGCCCGACATCACCGTCGCCGAGTTGGTCAAGCGGGGCCGCTACCCGCACCAGAGCCTGCTCAGGCCCTGGTCCAGCGAGGACCGAAGGGCGGTGGAGGACGCCATGAACGCAGCGTCAGTCGCAGAGCTTGCCGACGCCCGAGTATCCGAACTCTCCGGCGGCCAGCGCCAGCGCGCGTGGCTGGCCATGGTGCTGGCGCAGAACACCCCGGCGCTGCTCCTCGATGAGCCGACCACCTACCTTGACATCGCCCACCAGTACGCCCTGCTGGAGCTGGCCAAAGCGCTGGTCACCCAGCTGGGCCGCACGGTGGTGGCCGTGCTCCACGACCTCCAGCAGGCCGTGCGCTACGCCGACCACCTCATCGTGATGAAAGGTGGCGCGGTCGTGGCGGCGGGCGCGCCGGGGGAGATCGTCACCGCCGAGCTGATCCGCGACGTGTTCGGGATCCCCGTGGCCGTGCACAACCTCGGCGGGGAGGTCGTCATCGTGCCGGCGGGGCTGCCCGCGCCGGACGTCAGCGGGCTGAAGGGCTAA
- a CDS encoding NUDIX hydrolase, with the protein MPIPEFIVETRKKIGTDLMWVPAVAAIVLRDATTKSDWAVPDVLLVKRADNGTWTPVTGIADPGEEPHDAAVREVLEETGLAARAAALLGVGVVGPVTHANGDRATYMSVQLRLEPEDPSAEPRAADDENTDARWFPVSQMPVEDPKWRLAIADAVAQRRHPGSYQPRLGLKKR; encoded by the coding sequence ATGCCCATCCCCGAGTTCATCGTCGAAACACGGAAGAAGATCGGAACGGACCTTATGTGGGTGCCCGCCGTCGCAGCGATTGTGCTTCGCGACGCCACCACGAAATCCGACTGGGCCGTCCCCGACGTCCTCCTGGTCAAGCGCGCCGACAATGGGACGTGGACCCCGGTCACGGGCATTGCGGACCCAGGGGAGGAGCCCCACGACGCCGCGGTGCGCGAGGTGCTCGAGGAGACGGGCCTGGCGGCCCGCGCCGCGGCGCTGCTCGGCGTCGGGGTCGTGGGGCCCGTCACCCACGCCAACGGGGACCGCGCCACGTACATGTCGGTGCAGCTGCGCCTCGAGCCGGAGGACCCGAGCGCCGAGCCGCGCGCCGCGGACGACGAAAACACGGACGCGCGCTGGTTCCCGGTCTCCCAGATGCCCGTCGAGGACCCGAAGTGGCGCTTGGCCATCGCCGACGCCGTCGCGCAGCGCCGCCACCCGGGCTCCTACCAGCCGCGCCTCGGGCTGAAGAAGCGCTAG
- a CDS encoding FecCD family ABC transporter permease produces MREKAVPAVLAVILLVVAVAAVTMPGAGMTASQAWGALLGTETGLARTVVTQWRAPRVAAAVTVGAALALSGSLFQALTRNPLGSPDIIGFSSGAYTGVICAIVLGYAGFGGQILGALAGGLATAVIVAALSLRTRVEGLRIVLVGLGISAMLSALNRWLITRGDLQTMLSAASWGAGSLNGIRWPVALPAGAFLLVAVAAALLLRRGLDALALGDDTAHGLGLGVNRFKALLLLAGVVLIAASTAVAGPIAFIALAAPHIAQGLTRAQRVPMVSTALVGACLLTASDIVAQRAFHPTALPVGLVTVVVGGVYLLLYIARSARRFS; encoded by the coding sequence ATGCGGGAGAAAGCCGTGCCGGCCGTGCTGGCCGTCATTCTGCTGGTTGTGGCCGTGGCGGCGGTGACCATGCCGGGGGCGGGGATGACCGCGTCCCAGGCGTGGGGCGCGCTGCTGGGCACGGAGACGGGCCTGGCGCGCACCGTCGTCACGCAGTGGCGCGCCCCGCGTGTCGCCGCTGCGGTGACGGTCGGTGCGGCGCTGGCGCTGAGCGGCTCGCTCTTCCAGGCGCTGACGCGCAATCCGCTCGGCTCCCCGGACATCATCGGCTTCTCCTCGGGCGCCTACACGGGGGTGATCTGCGCGATCGTGCTGGGCTACGCGGGTTTCGGCGGGCAGATCCTCGGCGCCCTCGCGGGCGGCCTGGCAACCGCGGTGATCGTCGCGGCGCTGTCGCTGCGCACGCGCGTCGAGGGCCTGCGCATCGTCCTCGTCGGCCTCGGCATCTCGGCGATGCTCTCCGCGCTCAACCGATGGCTCATCACGCGCGGCGACCTGCAGACGATGTTGTCGGCGGCGAGCTGGGGTGCGGGCAGCCTCAACGGCATCCGCTGGCCGGTGGCCCTGCCGGCCGGCGCGTTCCTGCTTGTGGCCGTGGCGGCGGCGCTGCTGCTGCGCCGCGGCCTGGACGCCCTCGCCCTCGGCGACGACACTGCCCACGGCCTAGGGCTGGGAGTCAACCGATTCAAGGCGCTCCTCCTGCTTGCCGGCGTCGTGCTCATCGCGGCGTCGACCGCCGTCGCGGGGCCGATCGCCTTCATCGCCCTCGCCGCCCCGCATATCGCCCAGGGGCTCACCCGCGCCCAACGCGTCCCGATGGTGTCGACGGCCCTGGTGGGGGCGTGCCTTCTCACCGCCTCCGACATCGTCGCCCAGCGCGCCTTCCACCCCACGGCCCTGCCCGTCGGCCTGGTCACGGTCGTGGTCGGGGGCGTTTACCTGCTGCTGTACATCGCGAGATCTGCAAGGAGATTCTCATGA
- a CDS encoding glycoside hydrolase family 25 protein — protein sequence MRFGIDVSEHQDGLSLVRAAREGIEFAILRTTDGTYRDRCFSSHLADARAAGLDISVYHYLRNPSEGTSIAEQVEASLEVMGGAALPMWLDCETPAGLSRDHIAEAHALFTQRGVRVAGIYTYPHWWRWRMFGADTRPFGLLWLAAHGADPEGPPRDVFPGGWPRGVGKQKPAVWQFSSRGCVAGFSVDVNAWA from the coding sequence ATGCGCTTCGGCATCGACGTCTCCGAGCACCAGGACGGGCTGTCCCTGGTACGCGCGGCGCGCGAAGGCATCGAGTTTGCCATCCTCCGCACGACGGACGGCACCTACCGCGACCGCTGTTTCTCCTCCCACCTTGCCGACGCCCGCGCCGCCGGCCTGGACATCAGCGTCTACCACTACCTGCGTAACCCCTCCGAGGGCACGAGCATCGCCGAACAGGTCGAGGCCAGCCTCGAGGTTATGGGCGGCGCTGCGCTGCCCATGTGGCTCGACTGCGAAACCCCCGCTGGGCTGTCGCGTGACCACATCGCCGAGGCCCACGCCCTCTTCACGCAGCGCGGTGTCCGCGTGGCGGGGATCTATACCTACCCGCACTGGTGGCGCTGGCGCATGTTCGGCGCCGACACGCGCCCCTTCGGCCTACTGTGGCTCGCCGCGCACGGCGCGGACCCAGAGGGGCCGCCGCGCGATGTGTTCCCGGGCGGGTGGCCGCGGGGCGTCGGCAAGCAAAAGCCCGCCGTGTGGCAGTTTTCGTCGCGGGGGTGCGTGGCCGGCTTCTCGGTGGACGTCAACGCGTGGGCGTGA
- a CDS encoding alpha/beta hydrolase-fold protein, which translates to MTCLIPTLTARSIEAHLTDASPERVNAFLDSLAPGAMPAWDRETNAVTFCYHVPGAPAHMGVHLRINRVTDNHNAPRGVMRRVPGTDLYVAELTLAPTLRASYGFSTFMGPAPTTTPPPNFGVPPTAADPLNPSDTPYTSVLAGPLAPPQPEWEGAAWRRKAVRGSLSHEWLGHKPVHVYRPPGRARAVLLLTDAERWFGDIFLPGALESVGTADVLAGLAVIGVENLDKRDRLTTLGDNPGFISSLLGTVRALGLGGPTILAGQSLGGVTAVAAALRHPGRLAGVIAQSPSMWWAPGVEPSPALLGSTTRDYLPSLIDVHRPHPGTSIALSVGAREAASVAHVAGLDLELRARGATSSLTVVDGGHDYAWWRGDLLIQLRRILSANRQTHLVPSSALT; encoded by the coding sequence GTGACCTGCCTCATTCCCACCCTCACCGCGCGCTCCATCGAAGCGCACCTCACCGACGCGTCGCCCGAGCGCGTGAACGCGTTCCTCGACTCCCTCGCCCCCGGCGCGATGCCCGCGTGGGACCGGGAGACGAACGCCGTGACGTTTTGCTACCACGTCCCCGGCGCGCCCGCGCACATGGGCGTCCACCTGCGGATCAACCGGGTGACCGACAACCACAACGCCCCACGTGGCGTTATGCGGCGCGTCCCGGGCACGGACCTCTACGTCGCCGAGCTCACCCTCGCGCCGACGTTGCGCGCCAGCTACGGCTTTTCGACGTTCATGGGCCCCGCCCCGACCACCACCCCGCCGCCGAACTTCGGCGTCCCGCCGACCGCGGCGGATCCGCTCAACCCGTCCGACACCCCCTACACGTCCGTCCTCGCGGGCCCCCTGGCCCCGCCTCAGCCGGAGTGGGAGGGAGCGGCGTGGCGTCGTAAAGCCGTGCGCGGCTCGCTGAGCCACGAGTGGCTGGGACACAAACCGGTCCACGTCTACCGGCCGCCGGGCCGAGCGCGGGCCGTGCTGCTGCTGACGGACGCCGAACGGTGGTTTGGTGACATCTTCCTGCCCGGCGCGCTCGAGAGCGTGGGCACCGCCGACGTGCTCGCGGGGCTCGCGGTGATCGGGGTGGAAAATCTGGACAAGCGCGACCGCCTGACCACGCTGGGCGACAACCCTGGTTTCATCTCCTCGCTGCTCGGCACGGTGCGCGCCCTTGGTCTTGGCGGGCCGACGATCCTCGCTGGTCAGAGCCTCGGCGGCGTGACCGCCGTGGCCGCAGCGTTGCGCCACCCCGGGCGCCTCGCGGGCGTGATTGCGCAGTCACCATCGATGTGGTGGGCCCCCGGCGTCGAACCATCGCCCGCCCTGCTCGGCTCCACCACGCGCGACTACCTGCCCTCGCTTATCGACGTCCACAGGCCCCACCCTGGCACCTCGATCGCGCTGAGCGTCGGCGCGCGCGAGGCCGCGAGCGTCGCCCACGTCGCCGGGCTCGACCTCGAGCTGCGCGCCCGCGGCGCGACGAGCTCGCTCACTGTGGTGGACGGCGGCCACGACTACGCGTGGTGGCGCGGGGACCTGCTCATCCAACTGCGGCGCATCCTTTCGGCGAACAGGCAGACCCACTTGGTTCCTTCTTCCGCCCTCACTTAG
- the glnA gene encoding type I glutamate--ammonia ligase encodes MVTFISAQQTQGSSTVAFDNIDQVQKFIQDEDVEFVDVRFTDVPGVEHHFSIPASMFDADAVEEGLAFDGSSIRGFTTIEESDMTLLPDLATAKLDLFREAKTLNIKFFVNDPFTREPFSRDPRNTARKAEEYLASTGIADTCSFGAEAEFYLFDSIRYQVDDHKAFYDLEAEEGWWGRGRETELDGSPNLGYKNRTKGGYFPVPPYDKTVDVRDAMALNLAKAGFEVERFHREVGNGGQQEINYRFNTLLHAADDLQDFKYIVKNTATQFGKTATFMPKPLAGDNGSGMHAHQSLWKDGEPLFYDESGYGGLSDIARYYIGGILEHAGAVLAFTNPTLNSYHRLVPGFEAPINLVYSQRNRSAAIRIPITGTNPKAKRIEFRAPDPSGNPYFGFAAMMMAGIDGIKNRIEPHAPVDKDLYELPPEEAKDIPQAPTSLEAALAALEADHEFLTEGDVFTDDLIETYIRLKRDNEITPARLRPTPLEFEMYFDC; translated from the coding sequence ATGGTCACATTCATTAGCGCTCAACAGACACAAGGGAGTAGCACTGTGGCCTTTGACAATATTGACCAGGTTCAGAAATTTATCCAGGACGAGGACGTAGAGTTCGTCGACGTTCGCTTCACCGACGTCCCAGGCGTCGAGCACCACTTCTCCATCCCGGCCTCGATGTTTGACGCGGACGCCGTGGAGGAAGGTCTTGCTTTCGACGGCTCCTCGATCCGCGGCTTCACCACCATCGAGGAATCCGACATGACGCTTTTGCCGGACCTCGCCACCGCGAAGCTGGACCTGTTCCGCGAGGCAAAGACGCTGAACATCAAGTTCTTCGTCAACGACCCCTTCACCCGTGAGCCCTTCTCGCGCGACCCCCGCAACACCGCCCGCAAGGCCGAGGAGTACCTCGCCTCCACAGGCATCGCCGACACCTGCTCTTTCGGCGCCGAGGCGGAGTTTTACCTCTTCGATTCGATCCGCTACCAGGTCGACGACCACAAGGCCTTCTACGACCTCGAGGCGGAGGAAGGCTGGTGGGGCCGCGGCCGAGAGACCGAGCTCGACGGCTCCCCCAACCTCGGCTACAAGAACCGCACCAAGGGCGGCTACTTCCCCGTCCCGCCGTACGACAAGACCGTCGACGTGCGCGACGCCATGGCGCTGAACTTGGCCAAGGCTGGCTTTGAGGTCGAGCGTTTCCACCGCGAGGTGGGCAACGGCGGCCAGCAGGAGATCAACTACCGCTTTAACACCCTGCTGCACGCGGCGGACGACCTGCAGGACTTCAAGTACATCGTGAAGAACACCGCCACCCAGTTCGGCAAGACCGCAACCTTCATGCCCAAGCCGCTGGCCGGCGACAACGGCTCGGGCATGCACGCCCACCAGTCCCTGTGGAAGGACGGCGAGCCGCTGTTCTACGACGAGTCCGGCTACGGCGGGCTGTCCGACATCGCCCGCTACTACATCGGCGGCATTCTCGAGCACGCGGGCGCCGTGCTTGCGTTCACCAACCCGACCCTGAACTCCTACCACCGCCTCGTGCCGGGCTTCGAGGCCCCGATCAACCTCGTGTACTCCCAGCGCAACCGCTCCGCCGCGATCCGCATCCCGATCACCGGCACGAACCCGAAGGCCAAGCGCATCGAGTTCCGCGCGCCGGACCCCTCGGGTAACCCGTACTTCGGCTTCGCGGCCATGATGATGGCGGGCATCGACGGCATCAAGAACCGCATCGAGCCGCACGCCCCAGTGGACAAGGACCTCTACGAGCTGCCGCCGGAGGAGGCCAAGGACATCCCGCAGGCCCCGACATCCCTCGAGGCCGCGTTGGCGGCGCTGGAGGCCGACCACGAGTTCCTCACCGAGGGGGACGTGTTCACCGACGACCTCATCGAGACCTACATCCGCCTCAAGCGCGACAACGAGATCACCCCGGCGCGCCTGCGCCCGACGCCGCTTGAGTTCGAAATGTACTTCGACTGCTAG
- a CDS encoding iron chelate uptake ABC transporter family permease subunit, with protein sequence MPKLRRRPPLPAVLVAALIALGFATALSLALGARPIPLPEVWAALTDPTPGPVSAIIWDRRIPRTLVAVICGASLGLAGALAQALTRNPLADTGVLGINSGAAFAIVVGLAAGAPDSSFALSALAVVGAGAAGAGIYALSRGGAGGVDPLRLVLAGVALSAIVGGIGDGLALVNPQAFDRLHAWMVGSVDVGSYRPVYLALSGLALGGVAAAASIRGLGALQLGEETAAALGAHLARTRATALAAIIVLAATATAAAGVIVFLGLLVPHVARWLVGASFGRILALSGLFGPIVLLSADVVGRVLTPGEFPAGVVVSFIGAPFLIAYAQLRRKGI encoded by the coding sequence GTGCCAAAGTTACGCCGCCGCCCGCCACTGCCCGCGGTGCTCGTTGCCGCCCTGATCGCGCTGGGCTTTGCGACGGCCCTGTCGCTCGCATTGGGAGCCAGACCCATCCCCCTCCCGGAGGTGTGGGCCGCGCTGACGGATCCCACGCCGGGCCCGGTGTCCGCGATCATCTGGGACCGGCGCATCCCCCGCACTCTGGTGGCGGTGATCTGCGGGGCCTCGCTGGGGCTGGCCGGTGCCCTCGCGCAGGCTCTGACCCGAAACCCGCTGGCGGACACCGGCGTGCTGGGGATCAACTCGGGGGCAGCCTTCGCCATCGTGGTCGGCCTGGCCGCGGGCGCGCCGGATTCCTCCTTCGCCCTGTCCGCCCTGGCGGTCGTGGGGGCGGGTGCCGCGGGCGCGGGGATCTACGCGCTGAGCCGCGGGGGAGCGGGAGGCGTGGATCCCCTGCGCCTCGTGCTCGCCGGCGTGGCGCTGAGTGCGATCGTGGGCGGCATCGGCGACGGGCTGGCGCTGGTGAACCCCCAAGCCTTCGACCGGCTGCACGCCTGGATGGTCGGCAGCGTGGACGTCGGCTCCTACAGGCCCGTCTACCTGGCGTTGTCCGGGCTGGCGCTCGGCGGCGTTGCCGCGGCGGCCTCCATTCGGGGGTTGGGCGCGCTCCAGCTGGGCGAGGAAACTGCCGCCGCCCTGGGGGCGCACCTGGCCCGGACCCGGGCGACGGCCCTGGCGGCGATCATCGTGTTGGCCGCCACCGCCACCGCGGCCGCGGGCGTCATCGTGTTCCTGGGACTGCTGGTGCCGCACGTCGCCCGGTGGCTGGTCGGCGCGTCCTTCGGCCGGATCCTGGCGCTGTCCGGCCTGTTCGGGCCGATCGTCCTGCTCAGCGCGGACGTGGTCGGCAGGGTGCTCACCCCGGGTGAGTTCCCGGCCGGGGTGGTCGTTTCCTTCATTGGCGCTCCGTTCCTCATCGCCTATGCGCAGCTGCGCCGGAAGGGGATCTGA
- a CDS encoding MaoC family dehydratase produces MTAHQYELLESIPDLRALTRAIIVGTLPVVGTKHVAANDPTSRLEVRGISIDRSDLASYTRATGLRLGNELPPTYPFVIGFPITMELMSRPDFPFAPTGAVHVANVIEQERALRVDETFTFRLHAENLRPHRRGLLIDIVTEVSVDGSDEDKPVWRQRATMLAQGAKFDRSAPVSVSTRKRDDARMLPRPEVPDVASNAQWAWTRDNVRAYVAASGDANPIHTSKLGAKAFGFPSIIAHGMYSAASVLQLLEGTLGGALTYAVEFHKPVVIPARVAAWAIGEGEGATAIQLRSASKPEKLHLNARVERRP; encoded by the coding sequence GTGACCGCACACCAATACGAGCTCCTTGAATCGATCCCCGACCTGCGCGCGCTCACCCGCGCAATCATTGTGGGCACGCTGCCGGTCGTGGGCACAAAGCATGTCGCCGCCAACGACCCCACCTCGCGCCTCGAGGTCCGTGGGATCAGCATCGACCGCTCCGACCTCGCCTCCTACACTCGCGCGACGGGCCTGCGTTTGGGCAACGAGCTGCCGCCGACCTACCCCTTCGTCATCGGCTTCCCCATCACGATGGAGCTGATGAGCCGGCCGGACTTTCCCTTCGCCCCGACCGGCGCGGTGCACGTGGCCAACGTCATCGAACAGGAGCGCGCCCTACGCGTCGACGAGACCTTCACCTTCCGCCTCCACGCCGAGAACCTGCGCCCGCACCGCCGGGGGCTCCTCATCGACATCGTGACCGAGGTCAGCGTCGACGGCAGCGACGAGGACAAGCCCGTCTGGCGCCAGCGCGCGACGATGCTCGCCCAGGGCGCAAAGTTCGACCGTTCCGCGCCCGTCAGCGTGTCCACGCGCAAGCGTGACGACGCCCGAATGTTGCCCCGCCCCGAGGTTCCCGACGTCGCCTCAAACGCCCAGTGGGCGTGGACGCGCGACAACGTCCGCGCCTACGTCGCGGCGTCCGGCGACGCGAACCCGATCCACACCTCGAAGCTCGGCGCGAAGGCTTTCGGCTTCCCCTCCATCATCGCGCACGGGATGTACTCGGCCGCGTCGGTGTTGCAGCTGCTCGAGGGCACGCTCGGCGGCGCGCTGACGTACGCGGTGGAGTTTCACAAGCCCGTGGTCATTCCGGCCCGCGTGGCCGCCTGGGCCATAGGCGAGGGCGAGGGCGCCACGGCGATCCAGCTGCGGAGCGCGTCGAAGCCGGAGAAGCTCCACCTCAACGCGCGCGTGGAGCGCCGCCCGTAG
- a CDS encoding DUF4191 domain-containing protein: protein MAKAKDSGSTRAAKKEARAAKRAQRKNTRSQIWQAFTLQRKRDKKLIPLMLLSVVGMGLVFFLIGLLWGGQWFMLVLGLLVGAVVAMWVFSRRLEKSMYDEVGNQPGAAAWTLENLRSTVGIAWVTKVSIAATPQMDVVHRVVGNPGVVLVGEGNRNRLRKLMERESKRVDRLLVGVPVYELYIGDGEGETQVRDLQKTLLKLPKNYRKDEVYSMSAKLEAMENHTGGRPAGLPGGPLPQGAQSMAGMNRRMRRMQERKGK from the coding sequence ATGGCAAAAGCGAAGGACAGCGGGAGTACCCGCGCAGCGAAGAAGGAAGCTCGGGCCGCAAAGCGCGCGCAGCGGAAGAACACCCGCAGCCAAATCTGGCAGGCGTTTACCCTGCAGCGCAAGCGCGATAAGAAGCTCATCCCCCTCATGCTGCTCAGCGTCGTGGGCATGGGCCTCGTGTTCTTCCTTATCGGCCTGCTCTGGGGCGGCCAATGGTTCATGCTCGTCCTCGGCCTGCTCGTGGGCGCCGTGGTGGCAATGTGGGTGTTCAGCCGCCGCTTGGAGAAGTCCATGTACGACGAGGTGGGCAACCAGCCCGGCGCCGCGGCGTGGACACTGGAAAACCTGCGCAGCACGGTCGGCATCGCGTGGGTGACCAAGGTGTCCATCGCCGCAACCCCGCAGATGGACGTCGTGCACCGCGTCGTGGGCAACCCGGGTGTCGTTCTCGTCGGTGAAGGCAACCGGAATCGGCTGCGCAAGCTCATGGAGCGCGAGTCCAAGCGCGTCGACCGCCTGCTCGTCGGCGTTCCCGTCTACGAGCTCTACATCGGCGACGGCGAGGGCGAGACCCAGGTGCGCGACCTGCAGAAGACGCTGCTCAAGCTGCCCAAGAACTACCGCAAGGACGAGGTCTACTCCATGTCCGCCAAGCTCGAAGCCATGGAAAACCACACGGGCGGGCGCCCGGCCGGGCTGCCCGGCGGCCCGCTGCCGCAAGGTGCGCAGTCCATGGCGGGCATGAACCGGCGCATGCGCCGCATGCAGGAGCGCAAGGGAAAATAG
- a CDS encoding RDD family protein, with product MTEMTELSEEDFYGRYPGEKLGLPEDGPGAQASVARRMGAVAIDWVICWIAAGIITANTSALGDIATVTLLLWVALGILSGWLLARTPGMAVLGMGVARLDDPTKRVGFLRAVLRTVFTMFVLPAALVDANGRGMHDRATGTTVIRA from the coding sequence ATGACCGAGATGACCGAGTTGAGCGAGGAGGACTTCTACGGCCGGTACCCGGGAGAAAAGCTCGGCCTGCCCGAGGACGGCCCAGGCGCGCAGGCGTCCGTAGCGCGGCGGATGGGCGCGGTGGCCATCGATTGGGTCATCTGCTGGATCGCCGCCGGCATCATCACGGCCAACACGAGCGCACTCGGGGATATCGCGACGGTGACGCTGCTCCTCTGGGTCGCCCTAGGCATTCTCTCCGGCTGGCTCCTCGCGCGCACGCCGGGCATGGCGGTGCTGGGCATGGGTGTCGCGCGTCTCGACGACCCCACCAAGCGTGTCGGCTTCCTCCGCGCGGTCCTGCGCACGGTTTTCACGATGTTCGTGCTCCCCGCCGCGCTTGTTGACGCCAACGGCCGCGGCATGCACGACCGTGCCACCGGCACGACCGTCATCCGCGCCTAA
- a CDS encoding ABC transporter substrate-binding protein, which translates to MSFTRTFSALALTSALTLTACATPSNDSSGGTVNTEVAVGGNKFSTADAETAKLGSDAEPGQFPRTVTHANGTTEIPSKPQRVVVLESGELDSVLALGITPVGITTSKGQDPVPSYLADKVKDVPTVGTVNEVNVEAIAALKPDLILGSQLRGDKLYPQLAEIAPTVFSIRPGFPWKENFLLAGEALGMEKEAEATLNAYAAKAEEVRASVPEDTTVSLVRFMPEKLRLYGNKSLIGVILRDVGLARPAVQDVDDLAVEISPETIDQADGDVIFYSSYGSPDATGETAVTESEAWKALPAVAEGRAMRVDDGVWYLGLGPTGAMRILDDLRAMLPTPATT; encoded by the coding sequence ATGTCATTCACAAGAACGTTTTCAGCACTTGCCCTCACGTCCGCGCTCACGCTCACCGCCTGCGCCACCCCCAGCAACGACTCCTCCGGCGGCACGGTGAACACGGAGGTTGCCGTCGGCGGCAACAAGTTCAGCACCGCCGACGCCGAAACGGCGAAGCTGGGCAGCGACGCAGAACCCGGCCAGTTCCCCCGGACCGTCACGCACGCCAACGGCACCACCGAGATCCCGTCCAAGCCGCAGCGCGTGGTCGTGTTGGAGAGCGGCGAGCTCGACTCCGTCCTCGCGCTCGGGATCACGCCGGTGGGGATCACCACCTCCAAGGGGCAGGACCCCGTCCCGTCCTACCTGGCGGACAAAGTCAAGGACGTCCCCACCGTGGGCACCGTCAACGAGGTCAACGTCGAGGCCATCGCGGCCCTCAAGCCCGACCTGATCCTGGGCAGCCAGCTGCGCGGCGACAAGCTCTACCCCCAGCTCGCCGAGATCGCCCCGACGGTCTTCTCCATCCGCCCCGGGTTCCCCTGGAAGGAGAACTTCCTCCTCGCCGGCGAGGCACTCGGCATGGAGAAGGAGGCGGAGGCCACGCTCAACGCGTACGCCGCCAAGGCCGAGGAAGTCCGCGCCTCCGTGCCGGAGGACACGACGGTCTCGCTCGTGCGCTTCATGCCCGAGAAGCTGCGCCTGTACGGCAACAAGTCCCTGATCGGCGTGATCCTGCGCGACGTGGGGCTGGCCCGGCCCGCGGTCCAGGACGTCGACGACCTGGCCGTCGAGATCTCCCCCGAAACCATCGACCAGGCAGACGGCGACGTGATCTTCTACTCCTCCTACGGCTCGCCGGACGCGACGGGCGAGACCGCGGTCACCGAGAGCGAGGCCTGGAAGGCCCTGCCCGCGGTTGCCGAGGGCCGGGCGATGCGGGTCGACGACGGCGTGTGGTACCTCGGCCTCGGCCCCACAGGCGCGATGCGCATCCTCGACGACCTTCGCGCGATGCTGCCCACCCCGGCCACCACGTAG